CAGATCAAACGATTGATTCTTTGAAATTAGCGCATGGCTCGATTCTGCCGCAGCATTTATCAGAATTGATTGTCACCAGCGATTTAATTGATAATCAAGCCATTACATCGGAGAAAATCCATAGTGGTGCGGTGCAGGCAAAGCATTTAGCAAATTATAGCATTGATACAGCGAAGCTGATGGATGCGGCGATTACCACAGATAAATTGAGAGATCAATCGGTGACGGAAGAGAAGATTGCCAACGGCAGCCTGAACTCGGTCCATTTTCAACCGAAAATCATCTTCAATGAGCATTTGGCTGACGGCAGTGTGCAGAAACGCAGTATAGCACCCGGTCAAATCGATGGGTCTCATATTGCGGATGGCGCAGTCGAAAGTTTCCATTTACAGAATGAGTCGGTTTCAACCGATAAATTAGCTCCTAAATCTGTCACGGTGAACGAGTTGGCCGATCAAGCCGTTACCTCTCAAAAGCTGGCGCTGCAATCCGTGGAAGCGAAGCATCTTATGAAAGCTTCTGTGAAGGAGGAACATTTGCAAGACTCTGCGGTCACAGGTTATCACATCGCAGCGAATGCCATTGAAACCGAACATATTACGGATGGGGCGATAACGTCAGCGCTCATTCTAGATGGAACTATTACATCTCCGAAATTGGCGAAAGCTATTATTGAAGGGAAGCATATTCAGGCCAATGCGATTGAGAGCGGCCATTTAGCTGACAATCTGATATCCAGCTCAAAGCTGAGAGATCAATCGGTGACAGCGGCTAAATTAGATGAGGGAATCATTGATGGAAAGCACGTTAACGTAGGAGCAATCGAGCAGGCTCATTTAACGGACCATATTATTTCAACTGAGAAGCTCCAAGATGGTTCAGTAACAACCGCTAAATTAGCAGATGGAATCATAGAAGGAAAGCATGTTAACGCAGGAGCGATTGAGCAGGTTCATCTAACTGACCAAATCATCTCGACTGCGAAGCTCCAAGATGGTTCAGTAACAACCGCTAAATTAGCAGATGGAATCATCGAAGGCAAGCACGTTAACGCAGGAGCAATCGAGCAGGCTCATTTAACGGATCAAATTATTTCGACTGAGAAGCTCCAGGATGGCTCTGTGACAACGGCTAAATTAGCAGAGGGAATTATTGAAGGAAAGCATCTTAACGAGGGGATCATCCAGGATGCGCACCTAGCCGACAACGTGGTTTCGACGGAGAAGCTGCAAGCGGAATCCATTACATCAGACAAATTAGCCAATGATATTGTGCAAGATCGGCATATTCGGCAGCTTGCGATTCTGAATGGACATCTGGGTGAAAACGCAGTATCCAGCTCCAAAATTGAAGATGGGGCGATTCTCACGGCCAAATTGGCGGATAGAAGTGTAGATGCCTCGAAATTGAAACCAGACAGTGTGACTTCGGAAAAGCTTGCTGAACATGCCGTTCAAGCCGCTCATTTGCAGGATGAAATTATTGGCAGCAACCATCTCGTCAGAGGAGCAATTGGAGAATCGCACGTTCAATTCGGCGCCATTCGAGCGGAGCATATCCAAGACGGAGCAGTCTCCGCTGAGAAGTTAGGGCGCGGGGTTATTCAAACGAGTCACCTTGCACCGCAAGCTGTCGGTAAGGAACAAATCGCCGAGGATGCTATTGAGCGCAAGCATATCGCGGATGATGCGATTACAACACGTCATGTGCAGGAAGAAACGATCACGACAAGTAAAATTGCTGAAGAAGCTGTGACGAGCAGCAAGATGGCTTCGATGTCGATTGAAATTCGCCATTTGCAAGAAAATATTATTGATGGATTTCATATTAAGCCAGGGGCGATTACTTCCGAGCATTTGGCTCAGGGTTCGATCACGCTCGGCATATTTGCAGATCGAAGTTTGGAAGGCAGCAAGCTGATCGAAAACTCTATCACTTCCGAAACGCTGGCCCAGGGTGCGGTAACGGAAGATAAGCTGGCGAATGGGGCCGTTGCCACGCAACATTTGCAAGCAGGCGCGATTTCCTCCTGGATTGTTCAGGATCATGCCATTACGAGTAGCAAAATAGACCAAAATGCGATTACCGAAGCGAAGTTGGCGGATGTCAGTGTAACAGGCAGAAAGATTGCCAGTAAAGCCATTAATACGGAGCATATTTTGGACGGCGCAGTGACTGCGGCTAAATTGGCGAATGAGAGTATTCATGGCAGTAAGTTGGTTGCTGGCGCGCTTCATGCGAAGCATCTGGCTGATGGCGCGATCACAGGTTCCAAAATAGCAGCGCGAACGATCGTCCAGGAGCATATCGCTGACAGTGCGATTTGTGGAGTGAAGCTGGCGAAGGAAAGTATCGATGGTACGAAAATTATCCAAGGTTCGATAGGAAGCGATCACTTGGCTGCCAGTTCAGTTAACGGTGCGAAGCTGTCTGTTGGGGCAGTTAGCGGCGAGCACTTAGCCGTTGGCTCTGTTGACAGTGAAAAGTTGGCTGCGAACTCTGTCGACAGCAGTAAATTGACACTTGGCTCAGTGAATAATTACCATTTAGCGGATAGTGCAGTTTATGGGGTGAAATTGGCTACCGGAAGTGTTGACGGCAGCAAGTTGACCGCTGGATCAGTCAGCAATGAACATCTGCTGGATCACGCGGTAGATGCAGCTAAGTTAGCACCGCTCAGTGTAGACAGCAGTAAAGTCGTAACGGGAGCTATTCTCCGTGAGCATCTGTCCGAGCATGGCGTGGATGGTTCGAAGTTGGCCTTCGGCGCGGTGGATCGTAACCATATTGCACCTGGCGCTGTTGATGGCACTAAGCTTCAGGAAAGCAGTGTGGACAGCAGCAAATTAACGCTTGGGGCTGTAGGCAGCGAGCACTTGCAGGAC
Above is a genomic segment from Paenibacillus sp. HWE-109 containing:
- a CDS encoding WIAG-tail domain, which produces MSKRKSSSARPYVQKVNSRTNELKWLDDSEPLPVAAKQEKTDPPIITETPPPAPTKAAGKPTVTENAKPSKIANVSTTSTPAPPLLLLSERKTGKFVNPVVYTDDIVEEAVTWEKIANRSVDESKIKPLSIGSRAIKDFAIEHSKLAPASVTRDKIADGVIHDEHIALQSIDGDKLQDQSVPGSKLLDNSITADKLADQTIDSLKLAHGSILPQHLSELIVTSDLIDNQAITSEKIHSGAVQAKHLANYSIDTAKLMDAAITTDKLRDQSVTEEKIANGSLNSVHFQPKIIFNEHLADGSVQKRSIAPGQIDGSHIADGAVESFHLQNESVSTDKLAPKSVTVNELADQAVTSQKLALQSVEAKHLMKASVKEEHLQDSAVTGYHIAANAIETEHITDGAITSALILDGTITSPKLAKAIIEGKHIQANAIESGHLADNLISSSKLRDQSVTAAKLDEGIIDGKHVNVGAIEQAHLTDHIISTEKLQDGSVTTAKLADGIIEGKHVNAGAIEQVHLTDQIISTAKLQDGSVTTAKLADGIIEGKHVNAGAIEQAHLTDQIISTEKLQDGSVTTAKLAEGIIEGKHLNEGIIQDAHLADNVVSTEKLQAESITSDKLANDIVQDRHIRQLAILNGHLGENAVSSSKIEDGAILTAKLADRSVDASKLKPDSVTSEKLAEHAVQAAHLQDEIIGSNHLVRGAIGESHVQFGAIRAEHIQDGAVSAEKLGRGVIQTSHLAPQAVGKEQIAEDAIERKHIADDAITTRHVQEETITTSKIAEEAVTSSKMASMSIEIRHLQENIIDGFHIKPGAITSEHLAQGSITLGIFADRSLEGSKLIENSITSETLAQGAVTEDKLANGAVATQHLQAGAISSWIVQDHAITSSKIDQNAITEAKLADVSVTGRKIASKAINTEHILDGAVTAAKLANESIHGSKLVAGALHAKHLADGAITGSKIAARTIVQEHIADSAICGVKLAKESIDGTKIIQGSIGSDHLAASSVNGAKLSVGAVSGEHLAVGSVDSEKLAANSVDSSKLTLGSVNNYHLADSAVYGVKLATGSVDGSKLTAGSVSNEHLLDHAVDAAKLAPLSVDSSKVVTGAILREHLSEHGVDGSKLAFGAVDRNHIAPGAVDGTKLQESSVDSSKLTLGAVGSEHLQDGSVNGAKLAISSVDSSKLVSGSINSDHIAPGAVTSSKLSASSIDGSKIAEGAIGNEHLASGIITSVKLAIGSIDGSKLVAGAISSYHLADGAVDSVKLALGSIDGSKLTAASISNAHIVDGAVDGAKLAANSVDGSKLAAGSVNGDHLADGALYGAKLAAGSIDGSKLASSAISSYHLAAGSVDSAKLAIGSVSSSHLAAGSVDSTKLAAGSVDGSKLVAGAVGSSHLADGALEGSKLTVGSIDGSKLAYSAVNNVHLAVGSVDGSKLSAGSVDSSKLCLGSVSSLHLIDGSVEGTKLADGSIDGEKLKPDAVGNQHIADGSLRVSKLAESVLQVSGTQKNVVQQFGLVPFELKVQDEHIEVVLQFDEVFADENYVLTAMTNHSACYVSVKSKSLNRAVISVIRAKFSPDQQGVVNWIAIGNKQ